The following is a genomic window from Rhododendron vialii isolate Sample 1 chromosome 9a, ASM3025357v1.
GGATTGGTCCCTCAAGATTGAATTAACCGATGTATGCATAAGCTGACTTGAATACTTGATAATGGTAAAAGGCTGTCGTTAGAGCATTATAAACTGATAGAGTTGGACCCTTGCACAAACTCACGAGTCATGAGATACTGTATTAATCCTAGAAATTTGGAAGCAGGGTCTTGGAATTACGTTGTTTGGGATAGCCTACATGTTCGTCCACGATGGTCTTGTCCATAAAAGATTCCAGGTGGGTCCCATTGCAGACGTCCCTTACCTCAGAAGAGTTGCTGCAGCTCACCAGGTATAATTCAAATGCAGATGGGCGCACGGGCATCACGTggccgtgcccacccggcactgaaaaatttctcagacTACAGAGAGAGTACAGGCTTCAATCTTGTTATCTTTAGAGTTGTAGTAAAATTTCTTACTAATATGTGGCTTTGATGTGTGGTTATTATAGCTCCACCACACAGACAAGTTCAAAGGAGTCCCATATGGGCTGTTCTTGGGACCTAAGGTGGGTGGTCCCtctattttccctttttttatttagttATTTGGTAAATAAGTTTGTCCttataggtaaaaaaaaaatattatagccAATTTTTCTAGGTAAGAAAGTGAATATTTTCGTGGTGCGGTGCAGGAACTTGGGGAAGTGGGAGGGAATGAAGAGTTGGAAAAGGAGATTAATAGGAGGATTAAACTATCCAATATACGGTGTTAAGTATTCGAGGTCGATAAATCAAAAGGTTTCGAGTTACAGTACACTTTTTTGGACCATGAAAGGGGAGACCGAAGATGGAGGAGTTGTTGGTGTACCACACGTAATGTTTGGGGTTGAGTCTTATGGTTGCAAGCAGTAACATCTCCCATCTCTATCTCAGTACTGCTTAggtaaataagaaaaataaagatataCTGTATTACAGAATTTAAGTGTATAATCATCTTGCTTTTACACCATTCTTTgtattttgatggttttaaaacaaatgaaaaacaaaaaagatgtaGCATGTCATTGTAAGTTGTAACACAATCagaattggatgaaaatttGGCATCTTGCTCTGGGGTTgcattgtctttctttttttttctttttgacaaaagtgagagGTACTGCATTGATAAAATTTAACGGCACTTGCACAACGAAATTCATTACAGATAACTTGGACtaagccaaactaatcatctaactgatACATAACGAGAAAGAACGAGGCGATTGATGTCTTTCATCCTTAGCCCAGGCATCTCCTGACACACCTTCTGCTGAGCGAAAAATTCATATATAGCAGCCTTAAAAAGAGATACATTgctagccaagaaaaaaagataacaagaacccagacgatcagatgaATTTCGACAAAAAATGAACACACTAATGAATTTCTAGCAAACCACCAATAGATGCATACTAATCTTCTTGAGCCCGAACAATAAACAAATCGCTCAAAGGCAAACTTTATTACTTTTACAAAGAGAGACAAAACTCCCACgatgagagacaaaactctcccAGATATTGCTCTAAATCCAGCAACCCAAAAACGGCCGAACGGATCGCAACCCTCACTACCTCCACCGCTGCTGCCACAAGAGCTCCGGTGACGGATTACATGTGGACAAACAACTCCGATAACGGCGGAGCCCGCCGAACAGAGGGTCAAATTTGAGGAAGgagaaaacgaaaagaaaaaaaccatatggaagagggagaagaaagaGGGGAGTggatggaggaggagaaggagccCAAGGGGTGGAGGGAGAGAGGCGCCTCCCCCCCCCCCGAGCAGAAAAGTAAGGCAGCTGTGGCTTCTCAAAATCACCCAAGAGCTCTCAAAACCCTAGGCCGCTTGTATTATGTTGTTTCTTACTCGCAATGGGGGGGGTCACCCCAATTGTGAATATGCGTGTGTAAATGTTTGTCTGAGTGTGTGTAGTTCTATAATTATTGGATTGGGGGGGGTCACCCCAATTATGAATATGCGTGTGTAAATGTTTGTCTGAGTGTGTGTAGTTCTATAATTATTGGATTTTATACATTGATAGATAAAAAATGCTAGGTGCACAATTATTCAAATACAATCCCTCACATACACGTGAGTCTCACACACATTTAACACATGGAACTCATGTGTATACGAGGGATTGTGTTTTGTGTTGTGTTCGAAAAATTGTGCACTTAGCATCTTTGTCGATAGATATCTATATGATGAATACTTGGGACATGTGTctaaatcaaaaccaatggacGGCTTATGAGTCATGTGCTCGTGCTAGGTGACTCGAATCCATGTCGgggcggttttttttttatattttatttttaaacacGGAAGGAGGGCACGTCGGGGCGTTGACTCCACGTATATCTAATGGGATACGGGTACGTATTCTATCaaaaaagctacgtgcacagcagcgattttctcccgcctcgggtctcaaaaagatgatcggagccgctcattttgttcaaaatatgtcatttaagatctctgtaaaaaatgagcttcgttcgatatcgttagaggcgttaacaaaacaaccaaaatcacttcagaatttagaaaacaaaatgagcgactccgatcatcttttGGCGACCCGAGGCGGAAAAAAAccgctgctgtgcacagctgctgtgcacgtagctcaACTCGTATTCTATTGGCACATCAAATTGCAACTTAAATTAAGCCTTATCCTTTAGCTCATTGGTGAATACATTGGATTACTAGTCACCAATCTCTTGTGAATCACCTAATTCTGGCGTAAAAGGCCACCAATCTCTTATGAATCATCTAATTCTGGCGTGAAAAGCTTGATCCTTAACCAGACTGCGGAGGGATTGACCCGGACACCCCCTGACCGTCGAAAAAATTAATGCTAGATAACAACCCTTGTGAATCACCTAATTCTGGCGTGAAAGGCCACCAATCGCTTATGAATCATCTAATTCTGACGTGAAAAGCCTGATCTTTAACCAGACTGCGGAGGGATTGACCAGGACACCCTCCGACCGTCGAAAAAATTAATGCTAGATCACAACCCGCATACTCCCATATTTGGGTTTCTTGTAGTGCAGTGCTAGATAACAACCCGCATACTCCCATATTTGGGTTTCTTGTAGTGCACAGCTGCACTACAACCAATCAGGCAGTCCATTTTGGCATGGACGACTCAAATTTTATCCAAACTCTTactgatctgaaccgttcattgccCGAATTTGAATCGCCCATACTCCCATCCATTGGGATACACAATTCAACAAGGTCAAAAAGACAAGATCCGGTAAATATTTCACCAAGATTTTGTTAGATGGATcccatattacacttgcatagTTTACGACATATGGGCACGTTCGTTTGGAGAATGAGGTATAGTAATAAGTGAGACTCATTTATTTCACAGTTGACATTGACTAAATACGTACAGTGTGTAAGCATTTTGTAGTTTCCAGTTGTAACATTTTTAACATCAGGATATGTTCTTTCTGAAAGCTTGGATCGTTCATTTCCATATATCAAGACACTGATTAAGACTTGGGGATAAATAAAATGAAGGTTGCAGCCCTCAAACTGAGCTGTTTCGAGCGTACCAATTGAGATTTACAATGAAAGGACAATCCCCCCAAATCTACTGTCAATTTGTCTGACCGGGCTAGACAATTATGACGGGCGTACCAGCCTATGGTTTCACGAACTGAACTGGCATTCGAATGCACATTTGCTCGATGGCACCATTGGACAGCTTCCTCCACACTGGTTGCAACACCGGTTGCAACTTGATCTCGTAAAGCTTTGGCCATAGTTTTCCTGTCACTGCGTAAACACTTTGAGCAATTAAAAGACAGGTAAATCCAGTGTGTTGTGGACTCATTTATCTTcagttcaaaacttcaaaaataagGCGAGAAAATTCTCCCAGATTGATAATGGATTAGACCATTTTTCCCCAAGAGAGGCATGATGTTTACATTTGAAACAATCAACAGCGGTTTTTACCAGTAATACATTCCAGCACTTTACATGATATTGTGCTCAAGGGTTTCATCCAAGGACCCAAATGGTCTTCCAATATTATTGGTTTTCGTTTTAACCGATAAGGGTTAAGAGCTCACCAAAAATACGGTTTTGATCTCTATCCCACGCTATGCCGTTCAAAACATCGATGTTCTAGAAGGTGGTAAAAAATGAATGTAAGTAAACCAGATTTGAAGATACACATTATGACATTATGAAGtgcaaaataaagaaaatcatAAAGGGACATTTTCTGTCCAAAAAAGAGGaggaataaaaacaagaaagctTACTCTACTTCCCGCAGCTAGCAATCCTTGCCTACAAATAACAAAGAAATCATTTAGCAAATTTAACTCTCAAGCAACCTTCAGTTAATATCaagcaaatttcaaaaaaaccctcTGAAGCAAAGGCATAATTGATGAAATATTGTGAACTTTGGAGGTTTAATTGATATTAACTGAAGTTTGGAGGCCTATGGGACATTGCAGTGAAAGTTTAGAgggttttttttgaaattttccctctAGATTAATACGAACTGAACTTTATACGCGAATTGCATCACAAAGAAATAACAACCAAAATGCAGAACCTTAGATTGGGAAGTAGAATCCACCCAAGCACGATACCATCCTCATATGAGATTCTAGCAATGCAATCAGTCTGACAGACAAAAACACCAACATTACAAGGCAACCCCAGTTAGAGACAAATTGCAGAACTTAAGATAAATTTATGGCACTCAAATGGTTACAGGTTGAGAGTAGAAAAGCAATCCAACAAGTTCGTTGCTCAATGGACTGGAAAAAAGTCTTCCCAAATAAACAATAATACCTAATTCaaggagtgattattcagtgctcctgAAGCACCGCCACATGGTGCTCTAGGGGCCTTCTCCATCACAAATTGGTGGGGGGCCACACACTTGGTGGTGGAGTCCACACCAATGTGTGGTGGAAAAAGCCCCCAGAGCACCACGTGGCGGCGCTCAAGGagcaagtaataatttttcctaatttgaGAGCCCTTTTACAGAGCACATTATTGCATGGCTAATAATGGTAAGGCGAAGCACCAAATCCTCAAACCCAGGGGATAACCAAATCAGAGCCTTTTTATATGGAAGAGTTTGATTAGTGTATCAAAAACTAAAGAGTAGTAACCAGAATTTCCCAGCATCTTCTTGGAGAAAGATTGAGGCAGGTCCTCCATTTCATTATACGACATATGGACCTATACTAAATCATTGAGGAAGGGAAGTGTTCCATCAAACAAGTATATTCACAAGGTCCACGTGGGTAAAATCACCAAGCAATACTACTGAAATATGTTCTCACCAAGATGAAGTATGTCACATGCTCACATGCcaaccaaaaatccaaaaacattaTGTAAAAGAGAGCAAAGAAAGCGGGCCATACCTCCCAAACATTGGCCCAAAtttcaccatttatatattcCAGTTCATTGAGCTTGGGTACTTCATGATCTTTATACTTGACAGTGTGTTTACGAACGACTGTATCATGAAAATAGAGAGACATCAAGATAAGGGAGGAATGGGCCCACAAGTAAACGGAAAGCAACCTATTCTTCTAGAAAGCGGGAGAGCCACCCACTTGGAGTGAAAAgggacacacaaaaaaaaaaaagaatatgcgAATGAGATCAACTTTTGTATCACAGACACCTTTCAATGTGTGAGGGTCAATCTGGTATAAAGGGAGGAATGGGCCCACAAGTAAACGGAAAACAACCTATTCTTCTAGAAAGCGGGAGAGCCACCCACTTGGAGTGAAAagggacacaaaaaaagaagaagaggatatGCGAACGAGATCAACTTTTGTATCACAGAAACCTTTCAATGTGTGAGGGTCAATCTGGTATAATGTTGACGTTCCATCACTTCCGAAAAGAACTTTCCCGTCAGTTGCCAGGCCCCAACCATCTTGCATCTGATGAGTAAATTTCTCAAACTGCACGAAGTGTAAAAGCATGAAAATCAGCACAGATAAGATTAAGATATGAATCCCAAACTAAATGCAACTTATTCTAAGAAGAATAAGGAGCAGCAAAATGTAAACAGTACATTGTAGGGTTTATTCAGAAGGTGATCTATGGTAAAAGAAAACTGTGCATCAAGATGGTCTTATTTAATTATGATGGTTTTAATCTCATGGAAATCCTTAAAACTAGGTTGGAAATTAGAGGGTTGTTTAATACGGCAAAGCTAGGCAGTTCTACAATATATCATCCCCACAGTGAAGGTGGTGCTTAGAATTCAACATGAATTATGAGGAAATATGCCAAAGATGGCCAAAACGTAAGAAGTGACCTTTGTGAACGACAGGTTCAGAATATTAAAAGGAGAATAGTATGCATACAGAATTCACAATAACTCTGATTCTATGAGTTACAATGGTAGGTGTTTTGGTTTGAAATGAATGAACTACAAGAGGTAACATTCTTCTGGGAAAAAAATGCTGCACAAAGTTTCTGCTCAAATGGTTTGAATTCCACAAACATGTTCATATATAAACACTGGAAACTCCTCGAAGAGATAGAAACAGAATTTATAGTCTCTTACTCCTTGCTCAAAATATATGTTATAAGTTAGACCTGTGATTTGAAACTTGAATTGAGTAATTTGGTTCGATTCTGGTCTTAGTCTACATCACCCCTTAGTGTTAAGAACCTTGTGTTTCGGGAAGACATCATATCCTAACATGCCCactttttcaattctttcaGTTCCAAACCCTTCCTCTCCTTGGGAGGACCATGTATCAGTAATTGATGATTCCATGTTTTCAAAGACTAATCACATCCACATTTTGATAATGCATCCTGAGAATTAGCCAATTAGGTAACATGTTGGAATTGTAAGTGCAAGTCATAGCTACATCGACTAAAGGGAGCGAAACACACATATActacttcagtcaagtattccTGATATTTCTTACTTAGCATTTCTCAGAAAAGATGCAGACATTTTGTTCAGTGGACAAGGGAGTTCATCATTGGTCCATGTGACCACTGTGTCCAAGAACACTTGTTTACCAAGAATGCGGGTTGATTTCCCAAATAATTGGACTCAATTTTCTGCCACTTTTTGTCCATAACTGACTTGTACTACGGTTTCTAACTTGGCTAGTTGTTAGATTTATAGCAAGATTGGACTTCAGCCACTGCAACAGGGGAATCACTGAAAGGCCAAAGTAAGCCCGATTAGAACAACTAataagcggatcaaaaaaagaacaactaATAAGAACTAAGTTCAAGTGGTTCAACTCAAACAGAAGGAAAATCTATTCTAATTAGGAGTAGTACAGAACACAAAACTTCAAGATGACAGATATAAAACATAACAGAATTCAACCAGCAATTTCAATGTTTGCCCACATTAAGGCTAAGAGAAAACTGCATGAGGATCATAATGGAGAAGCACAAATTGCATAAGGGAAAGGTGAAGCACAAACTTTGCTAAAATTATTTCTGTCATATATGAAACCAATGTTCTCCAACCAAGTTACTTGGAACAACCTACAAAAATGTAAGAATAACTACATCACATTAGAAATATAGAAAATTTATACAAATAAAATGCACAAAGATATACTGGACGAGAAAGAAATGAGTTATTATGTGTGCAATAATCAATAAAtatcagacaaaaaaaaaatctggaaaaaTGAGTATTTTTGCAGAAGTTCTTCCAGAAACTTCAGAAAGAAAAACTATGAAGTATATAATAACTTGAGGAGGTGGAAAGAGAAGCAACATCAACCGGCGCTAGCAAGAGATAGTCTCTGAAAAACAGTAAACCACATTGTAAAACACAATTATACTTCTTTACCACACTAAATCCATCACATAACCAGGACAAAATATAGTCTGCCGAATTTCATTGTTTGTACTTCCAAGAGGACTTGTAACACAGGAAAAGAAGGAAATCCAGTTTAACGGACAACGAAAACTATATTTGTCCATGTGTACGTATTGTCAGCACTTTGTGCTATTTGAATCAAGTTTCTGTTAAAAGTTATAACTTCCATCGTTTTTGGTTCACTTTATGTACTCCACATAAGggaaccttttttttcttccaaataaCAGTGTACGTCATTAAGGAATGATTCATGCAATACAGGTTCTAGTGGTAAGAGGTCACTACCATGACCAATTACTGACCAACTAAGTAGCACGGACACGGGACAcaacaattctaaaaaaatggggatacggacacggcgggggacactccacgtgtataaataattatatgtacaaatatattttaaaaaaaaattatgaaccattgtatatgaataatttcacaaattgtataaatttttttcaaaggcataattacagtttgacccaaatgttttgaataatttcatattaacccccaagaatttaaaaaatattacatttgaCCCCCCAACCGTGTCTCCGCCATGTCCCCGCTGTGTctcctatcaaaaaataataaaaattattggacacacCATGTGATGCAATGATTGGTTAGCTATGTATCActgacactccaaaagggcgccgtgtccacatattggacacggggacacgtattggacacgccacgttgCATCATGAGGCCAGGGTGCAAAATCTGCTGTAAACTGATTTTAGTTGTTAATTTGTTATACAAGAAATAAGGACGTTTCAAGAAGTATAATGTCATTAAACACATTTATACACCAATCACCATAAACTTATCGATAACGATAACTGAAACATATCACAAAAGCAACAAGGAAACTTGAGCTTTTCTAAATATTAGGTCTCATATCTTCAACTTATCGGTAGAAGAGTTAAATTGATATCCAGACTCTAGTGAATGAGATACACCTTTCCTTACAAACCTGTCCCCAATAAGTGTTAAACCCTCTCCAAAATATGAATCATCCATCTTGTGCAGAGCCTGAACCtgtaaaaaaacacaataaatcATCAATACACTTAACAGCTGAGCCCATTTATCTGTCACGTCTCACGGTCTTTCTCTATACTTTACCAATGTATGCTAAAAATTCTTATAATGAAGCTTGTCTGCAGCAAATGCCAGATTCAGAAAAATCCAATTTTGTATTATAAGAGCTATACCGTTATACAATAATGTCAAAGATCGTGACACCACCTCTCTTTCTGAACTGCATCTTTATACTCTGACATATACCGTTATACAATAATGTCAAAGATGGTGACACCACCTCTCTTTTTGAACTATATCTTTAAACATACTGTCACTATATTGTACTATGTGGATTGCAAAAGATAATTAATTAGGAATTTGAGAAACATCAAGAACATAGTCTTTGCTGAAGACCTGTACCTTCCCAGTCTGGAGAGCCACTTTCCGAATTGATGACTGAAATGATGAATGCAGGAAACGTCAACTCTTGGATTACATGGATATCAAAAGTTAATCAATGGTAACTGTATCAACTCCATGTAACCTTGAAATAATTTAtttcacagaaaaaaaaaaacatagtaaAACATGCAAAAGGCCCATTATCATCCAATAATTGCTTGTAAAATTGGAATTTCTACGGAAATAATCCTAGAAAAACTTTTAAATTGAGAAGAACTGAATTCAGCAGTATATATTCATCAGTAAAAGCATTGTCCTTAAGCAAAGTGGGGGGAAGTGACAGGGAGCATGAATTCAAACTCACCTGACCCCGTAGGCCAGTTGACTCAAATAAGGTATCATTTCCTCCGTACAGAAGCCCCTGGAAGGAAGTAAGAATAGAAATTGGCCACCACTACAAACATGACGTGAATCAAACAAGAAGGAAATATCAAACTCTATAGTCTACACCTTAATTCTTAGTCACATTCAGCCAAAAACTCTCTTGATTTGCCCCAATACTGAGATTCACATTGATTTCTAGACTTCATTAACCCCTAAAAAACGAAAGAAAGGGAAACAAGAGCCAAGCCATGAAGGTAGGGCTGGAAACAAACTTAGCCGAGAGCTTTAACCCAGCTCGTTAGTAAGCGAGTCAAGCTCGAACTTGAGTTtaagcttgtttagtaaatgtaCGGATATCCCGTTAGCTGTAGCTTGGCCCATTTATAAAAGCTCGGCTTGACACTCGTTTGTAGAGGCTCAACTCCTTTAGCATATGAACCGAGCTCGAACACCCcattagtaaacgagccaagctcgagctagACTATTTTGGCTTCGAGCCCGAGTTAGGCTAGTTTTGAaagagccgagcttgaacacttcaaattttggctctcgATCTTAGCAGATAATCTCAACCAAATTCCATCACAGCATCAAGATTGACAAcagaatcaaacaaaatcaacgCATCTCTGATGATTGGATCTAATCGCACAAAACCAAAGCCATGCATTACAACCCATCCCTATGAACTAAAACCCAGAACAAGCAGGATCGACAGACCTGAGTGAATGCTCTGGGGTCGTGTGGAAACTCGTTGACTACTTCAACGGAGTAAAATTGGTCCAAAGGGACGTCGATTCCGAACCCGCTCCACGTGCTCGAAGAAATGCTCAGGACAACAACAACGCAGACGACTAGAAAAACCATGGCGAGTAAAGAGATCTTTCTGTAATTGGAAGGAGATGAAGGAAAAGAAGACCCAAAAGCCATCGCGGCTTGGGCCGCCTTGGGGCTCGTCGATCGCTTGTTGGGTCTCCTCTTCCTAAGCGATCCACCCGCCATAGAGCATCCACATTTGTCAAACCGACAGAAATCTCATGCTTCAGCCTCACTACCGCCCTCTCTATTTTGCAATTGAAGTAGATTTGCTACAGTGCATCTTCATTTCCAACGAGTCACTATTCATTCCTTTACGTATTAGTTTTTTCCTCTTTAATTTACGCTCCATATGAGTCCTCGCATCTCGGAAAAAATTCAGTTGTTAATCTATTTTCTTCTAATTGGATGTCCGAATCAACTTGCACGCATCTTGATTAATTTCAAGGTTCTGAGGGTAACGATCGATATAACCCCAGTGACTCCGTGAAATTCGAACATGCGATCTCATTAGTCAAGCGTTTATTACTTTTTCATGCTCACTTTGCTCAACTCCATgatattgttaaaaaattaagtgttttaattttcagttcgtttgaaccagtgcgaaaatcttattttttatcattttattttaaagcttcataattaatttttgtctctctcCTAATTAAATATTTGTTCTACAGActcccaaataaaaaatagatactaaattatgagagttctagagatcaaaattaattatgactttttagaataatatggaaaaaaaaaagatattcgCATCGAtttaaacgaattaaaaatttgctctagggctctcatgtACCAGCCCTAAGATAgtcatagaaccaaatgaagagcaaatacttaattttgagagaaatgtggaaataaataaaggaaatacaaaatgatgaatatttaattgagtagaGAGTGAGAGTAAAAAGTCTTGATgcagtagacattttaaaaatgagtaactaaagtaataaagtgagtttttaaagtgtaattttgttcaaaatttaaagAGGTTTTGATGCGGATGCATAGCAACTTTCACTTTGTAGATTTCTCATATCAAACAGATCGGcagtttcccaaaaaaaacaaaggactGTCCGGTGTCGTTTTTTATCAGTCAAATTGTGGGCTATTACTTGATACGGTGACGTTTCTTGAAAGAAACGAGATTTGTCTTTGGGATTGGCCACAAGCTTATTACATTGTGGCCGCAAAAGTATTACTCTACCTCATGGCCGCAAAAAAAAGACCTCGTAGCCGCAAGTAGGATTGTATGGACCAGGGGCGGACCTAGGATTTTATGGGCACTGTGGTCAAATATTCACAGCAAAATAAATTATGTATTTTGAAAACTacggttggtttcttgccaacttgTTTGGTCTGTTTGAGTCTTACCGGTATATGATTGTCAGTAATTATGGATGCCAACTTAGTTGGAATTGGTGTCGATCCGTCTTTGCGACGAGTTGCAAGCTTATTACCTTGTGAGTGCGAAGTATTACTCCACCTCATGAGTCATGGCCCGCAAAAAAAAGACCTCGTAGCCGCAAGTAGGATCGTATGGCAGCAATGatagatttttcatttttgagtcTGAAGTTGGGCCTTGGGCTGGATTGGTCCTGGCCTAGTAGCCTACCCTATTTTATGTcgaaaaaaaagttcaaaacagAGGTTTtgagaagggaaaatgacggctaaggacatgttttgataattaatacctaccaaggacattttcagcattaacaattgttcttagcatgtctttagtgggtattaattatcaaaacacatcctgggcCGTAATTTTCCCTTTTGAGAAATAGACCCAGGCCCATTTAAATCCAATATTGATGTTCCTAAGTTGACTTGTAgttatttgggaaaatgacggcccatgacttgttttgataattaatacccatcaaggacaaattaagaatatttgttaatattgaaaatgtctttagcgggtattaattatcaaaacacgtccttatcTGTCAATTTCCctagttattttaaaattttactgGACTTCCTCAGAAGCCCAAGCCCACCCTGTTTTTTCATATATGATTCTTATTGGGCCTTGGAAGCCCGCCCTATACCCTAGTTTACACTCACCATTTCCCGCTTCTGTCAAAAGTCGAATTTATTCAAAACTTTCAGCAGTAA
Proteins encoded in this region:
- the LOC131300257 gene encoding glutaminyl-peptide cyclotransferase, which translates into the protein MAGGSLRKRRPNKRSTSPKAAQAAMAFGSSFPSSPSNYRKISLLAMVFLVVCVVVVLSISSSTWSGFGIDVPLDQFYSVEVVNEFPHDPRAFTQGLLYGGNDTLFESTGLRGQSSIRKVALQTGKVQALHKMDDSYFGEGLTLIGDRLFQVTWLENIGFIYDRNNFSKFEKFTHQMQDGWGLATDGKVLFGSDGTSTLYQIDPHTLKVVRKHTVKYKDHEVPKLNELEYINGEIWANVWETDCIARISYEDGIVLGWILLPNLRQGLLAAGSRNIDVLNGIAWDRDQNRIFVTGKLWPKLYEIKLQPVLQPVWRKLSNGAIEQMCIRMPVQFVKP